The region CCATCtctttcaggatattgacaaaataaatgtttcttttttttaatcaatttcagCCTCTTATACGtccgtttggatctttcttttctgtctggaaattgggaagagtgaatGGAGGTTTACAGGCGTACACTTCCGTCTTCTcgagctttgcaatggtgttttttgcAGATAAACTCCATCAGGAGTCcaggacagttaaaaatggcaccaagtgcACCTGCCGTTTTGTCACATAAGGTTGAAAGTCGTTTAAACAAACACgcaaaaacagaaatatttcaagagcGTTAAGCGGCGGCTATGTCTCCTTTATTGGGTGCGTGTCATTACGTGATCGActgcatattattgttaagCATCCGTGTTGAAGCGTGTGCTGCATGCACGTCATGTAAATATCTGATAGTCTAGATTTACCTGCAGAACTGGCCAAGTTTGCAGGGCTGCTCTCACACCATCGGTGAAAAGCGCACGCGAATCTCCGGACGCCGCCATGTTGGATGTGACAGACATCAACTGTCAATCTCGATGCGCTGATATGACTCAGGCAGAAAAAGTCGATCCCTTATTCATTGCGGATTCCATCAGAGCGAGCGATCGTGGTCAAAGTcaaatcaaatttatttattattaatttattgattttgaGAAGGGTATGAATCATTTTGGACgtgccactttttgttcaaatgtaaaagctgggaaatatttttttcccacagtgaTGCCTCCAGTACAACATCCATATTATCTTCTAAGTCCTGAGAGACACCTGTCATTTccaatgcagaaaaaaaaattctggttgAATACAAGTAAGTTTAAATCAAAATTTGCAGGGGAATAGGACAGTGAATAAATAGTAATTATTTTATAGGCTTAAATCCTAGTTTCTTAATACTCAACACCTCATCAGTCTCCAAAACTAAAGAAACACAATTTTTCAGTTTGTACTCACACATCTTTGACGGTGTAACGTCCACAACTGGTCATCAAGGCTATGGCCACATAGGGGTCGTCCACCTGAAGCATGAGGGCGTAAGTGATGCCTGTGCTCTTCATCCTCATTGGAGCCTATCAATCACACACACCTAATGATTTGCATGACAAGattaagaactttttttttcactcacttGCCCTTCTTGCTAATGACGCAGGCAGGGTGTGACCGAAGGAGGAACTTCTGATGACTTGCAAAACTTCTCTATTGTCAATGTCAGCCTATAATTTTATTACATATATTAcatgtcattttatttaaagaaaatatccCCTCCTATCCTAGTTTACAATCATCCACAATATAAAAGAAGCACTTGCGTTTGTTGTGCAGTAAATTTAGTACATGGGTAAGCCGTTTTGCattgttgtcctccccacgttttgtttcacTTGCTATTTGGAGTTATCGtttgttttgtataattaaattccttttttttgttttacatcacctccgcctccttgccctgcttccctgcatttgggtccgcaACCACCACTACCCCCCTGACAGAATGAATCGACCAAGAaaggacccagcgggaagcACATGGCAGCGCCCAGCTAGCCCTCAGCCTGCCGACCACCACCTCCCTCTTCGTGTAGGTTCTGTTTTTTCCTCTGTCTCTCATTCATCTATACCCCACTCACTCGTGTCCTATAGTCCTCCCTGTGTGTGACATGAGTCACCTCCTTAAATACAGATTCTGACCTTTCTGATATCGaaggttttggttttggttaatCTCCTCTCTGACTCCGATGATTTTGATGCAGATTTTGATTTCCCTGGTTTTTCTATTCCTTCTCAGTTCTTGACCCATTTTTCTTGAGGAACCCATCCCACACCATCAGGTCAACGTGACCTTTACTTGGGCACCCGTTTGGCCATCTACCCGGGTCCTCCGCGTGGTGGCCGGCGGGCGCGCCTAAGTAAAGGTCACAAATCCTCTTCACAAACGTCAGCTCCCTTTTTCAATTCATGTCACCCTACGTCTTCCAAGCCACAAACCCCGTATCTCTTTCAGAACATAGTAAGTCTTTAACCAGGTCACGTTGTCTCGAACCTGTCCCCACACCACTTCATTCTCCACCATTATCCTCACCTCGTTCCCTGCGATCTTGTCACCCCAAGTCACGTCCTTCCAAGTTTGCCCCCACGTCATTTCGTTCTCCAATGTCCTCTTTACCTCGTTCTCCCTTGTCCTCACCGCGTCAGGTTTCTTCTAGTTTTGAGTCTTTAGTTCCTGTATCTTCTGTCCGTTGTGTCTCCTGTGTTCCCCAATCCCAATGGCAGCAGGCTGATGTGGTCCcagtcccggctccacggcagcctcaagtccccgtcccggctaTGCTGCCGCTCCGGGCCTCCTCGCTTGTGCCACTGCAGCCCCGAGCCTCCAGGCCTCCTCGCCTCTGCCGCTGCCGTGCCaagtctcttcgcctcttccaCGGCGGCCTCAAGCCCATGATTGTGGACAGGCGGCTCACGTCCTGCGGCCGCCTTCTGCTTTCTGTGCCAGGGCGGCGTGGACGCTGCCACAGCCGCCTTCTGCTCCAGTTTGGCGTCCGGGACGCCCTCCTGACCGGTGCCGCCGGGCTTCCCTCGTTTGGCTTCcgatactgaagacatttaacattttcaatttatatttttactgtttatgaatttacttataagtatatattggacatataactgtgtattgtaatgaatataactgtgataatgtgttgtgaagtatattggaacttttcactcccttccagctggtgagataggaatgtacatgggagtcaagttctcatggagataagaaTGTATGTCTTAAAAGGGAGTCAAGGTCTCAttgcattacctgtctaatcatatatttccggcctGGACGGGGAGTTgtagtaaacatgtcggtatatcacttgtctgcctattataattactaaccctttgtccagcctcagaggaggagtatgcttttttcaagtataaagcaactgtgtgttttcatattaacattacctttgaaTGCAAGCAATTTCTgatgtgtctttaagagctcttaaaataaattctttgcaaagaaagcttcttcataagatctcatttgcaattattttgaacacgcaaagattacacttaatatagtaatcaactaataccttcaatACGCCCTGCGGACTGGCCCTGATTGGTTGGCCAGGTTCCTGCTTCTGTGCCCCCTTCAACCCGCCctatttttggacttttttagGGACGTCTGGGAGCCGTCCCTTGAGGGAGAGGTACTTTCatgtttgggttatttttccttgtgtgtctcccttggtcttgttaagtggaatcctgcccttcctcgtgtcaaccaatcagtgccctcaaccacttgtgtcttgccccaagtgtgtcttattgtgtcgttagtgtgtgtgtgcctccttgccctgcgtTTAGGTCCGCAACCACCACTACCCTGACAGAAACAAGACCTGAATCCTGAAGCATCACTTAACGAACGATTCGGTAAACAAATTAAGTGGTTCTAGTGATTGGTTATCCTAATGAGTTTAGCAAGTCCAATCACTAATTAGTAGTGATGGTAAACTGAAGCATCATGAAGCAATGAGGCCTTCCATCCAACTGGTTCGCTCCTGGGCCGAAgcatcatgaggcttcatttgttCTATTGCGCCTtcatgtggaaaataaatgtcatgacagACTGAGTGATTAAAATGATACCATGGATTTGATGTGGTCAAAAGGGCAGGGAGttgtgatgtgaatgaatgtgcgtgtggtacttgaaagaatgattgctttattttagacattgacatataaacaaggaacaagacacacctttcattaatttttattgaggaaagctagcatttccaaagtttttgGCTTTAAacggtttctttttttagataggatttctcctgcttttgaaaatagTCTTTCGCAAGGGACGGATGAGGCCGGGGTACAGATAAAGGTTATTGCTAGTTTGTAGCGGTTTGGGTAAACATGTTTGTGCAGCTCCCAGTAGTCCAGGGGGTTTGACATTCTGCTTATGTTGGGTTCCCCCAGGTAAGTGTGGACCTCCACAGTCGCATCTGCGGTCTCACTCTGGGTCCTCCTCTTCATGACTGTGTGGTCCAATCGCCGCCACAGTTTGTCAcctaagacacaacaaacagactagccaacaggcagttctggctgcccatcgtagagatgggagcaaaagaatgccttatcccacaataatgcactgccgctcatttcctattgcttaattaacaccattagaatgtattgaatattttttattttcctggagaagaagaaaaaggggggggggggggaaatgtatCGAATATTACCTTGCTCCACAGGCTGAGAAGCTTCTGATGTGTCCGGTTgtgttgatgaagatgatgggttggaggaggaggaggaggaggaagatgcccTGTGCCGGATCACTGTCGCACATTCAGCTGTGAGCCTCCTCTCAGCCTCTTGTGCTTTATTGGGGCTAAAGAGTGTTCTCTTGGTACCCAAATTCTTTAGAACAAAGTTTACACTTCACCTTTTGAAATATCAGCAAGTATaagaaagacattaaaacgagggatacactgtgttgtcacaataatttacaatatatattcacactggttattataatttgtacctttttaggagagatctgctcaaaatgatcccagacaggggatgttctcttctttttcgttGTGGACTGGACGGTGCGTCCATTGCAAAACGAATCCGATTGAATTGAGGTTTGAAGATGCGAGTTGTGCCAGTGTGTCAGTGTCACCTGTGAGCTCATTGTCGTCTCGGTGCGCCATTTTATTTCGAATCACACACGAAACTATGTGTTGGCGATGACGTAGGAAGCCCGTCTGGTGAGGCTTCGGACGTAGCAACGCGCGTTCCGAGGcttcgggcgtggccacaagcgtAATCGACACATGCCTCGATGCgcgctttgcagattttttttccggtTTACTCGGCACACACGCATCGGCGCCTCGGCACAGTAGGGCACATCACTACTAATTAGGAACGTTCACTTCATTAATCGTTCACTAAATATTACCTTCGTTGATAGATAGAGAAGCGGAGCCTCTCCTTGGCCATGTGAATCTTTAGTTCTTTCACGATGACGAGCGGGTGGTTAAAACCAGCCGTTACCGAGTtggttcttgaaaaaaaaaactataatgtaCATGAGTCATATTACAGCTGTAGAAGAGTGCTTAAAACTTGGCGAAGCAATTACACCCCTCACTGGCTTGTATAGCCGTTGTGCTGTCACGTGTTTCTAAGCGAACGACGCAATTAGTATTTTTTAGAGTGACGTCACGTAATTGCGAGTCACCTGTCAAAAGATGCCCTTTATTACGTCACTTATACGCTCAATGAAGTTGTTAAAATGACACCACACATGACATCAAAAGACATGATTTCACAACAGAAAGGCACACAAACAATAAATGGAATTTATTAattagaaaagcaaaaaaacaaaaaaaaaacagcaacaatataaaacaaaattaacattCACAACCAATgttgagcataaaaaaaataaaataaacattctgCCTCAGGACCAGGATAGCCTTCTCTGCGTCCAACAGTTAACAAATGCATACCTTGCCTTTGGTAAATACTATGCAAAATAAATAGTGCActaaaaagaacacaatatatGTAAGTCAGATGCTCCTCTGGTTCTGGTTCTGGGGCTATTCAGGTAGGACTGCGGCTACAACGTCACTATAGGGTCCATAACGGCCATAAATGTCTTTGCCTACCACAGCGACACACAGCTTGTGTCCTGGTTTGTACTTAGAGATGGCTATCCACATGGGAAGAGATTTAGCAACCACACTGCCCAACAGTCTCCACTCTGGGAAATCTCCGCTCCCCTTGACCTTTTCCATGGTTTGGAAGACACTAGCGTGTgaagagaaaaagaaatagACAACGTCAAAGCAAGTAAGGAAAACCACGTTATTCACTACAGTATATCCAAAACACAAATACACCAATCCCAAGACCCATTGAAACAGAGTTTGGTTTCCTACACATGTATGCAGCATACGTCCCTAACAAAGTAATTTAACgggaaataatttatttaaaaatttcaaCAGATCAGGTGGAATATGACAATGTGACAACTAGGTTATAATGTGTAGAAAAATTTGTCTGAAAACATAGTCCAcagattttttcaaaataaatggtctacttttgaaataaaatggtAAACACGAGTACAGTATTGCAAGTGGACGATTTAGGACCATTTCAACCTAATAAAATGGCAAAGTTGATACACATTGCAAacacatgaaaataaattaacaagaaTCTGCATAAAAGTGTTGGCTTAAGAATTTGAATGTgactttttaaacagaaaagagaaaaacGAGTTATTAATAAACAAGGCAGAAATTCTACCTCGGAATTAAGTTTGGGAACTATTTCAGTATTAAAGGTATATGGCAccataaatgattaaaataagtGCTCTAtagaaacaaatattaaaacacGAGTTGATTAATGAATCATGAAATCAATTGCTTATCCCCAAATACAATTTGAATTTTGGAATAATTTATTAAACTTGTATGATccaaaaatctactttttgctttcatttaCACTCTCCGACTTGACTGGCACTCAAAATCCGAATCCTAATTTCAAAAATGAACTTTGAAATCTCATTCCTCTGTTAATTCGAGGTGACAGAATAAATGAAGTTGAGCCATTACACACTTGCCACGCAGCGCTTTTCTTATACCTGTAGTTCTCCATTGGTGGTAAAGAGATCTCATTTTCCTCTCCTTTCCACATCACAGAGAGGCTTCCGGTCTGCTCGATGAGAGCCAGGTGGACGCTCACTTTTGGGGGGATGCTGTCGGACACAGCCTCCATGGTCAAGTCGGACGGGAAAGGGTTTATCGGTAGAGGAGGATAACCAGGCTCATTCTATGGGGAAGGGAAAGCGGAGGAAAATGAGTCATAAATGCGACTGATTATTTAGGCTGGATGGTCCAAGGCCTACCATTCAGTTTTTTGCTCTCAAGCATTCACATCTGCTTatacaacacaaacacattaaacATGGCAACTGTAAATCTGATGGTGGCGATGTGGACTAGCCTATACGTTACCCTCAGCCCAATGCAACAAAACTATATGTAATGTATCATTTTTGTGTTGTCGCTGCACAGTGTTGACACTCGTGGAGTAACTGATGCGCAATTTGAGCATCTACAGGTTGTTTCATGTGTTCAGTCAGTGTAAAGACGTGTaatgtgaaattaaaacaaaattgggCACTTGGACCAGCAGTGTAAATCTAGCCTGAGTATGTTATTATATTACCTGCTGTGGTGTTGTGTGCTGAGGGTCGTTGCTATGGCATAGAGAGACGGATTCCTCGTTCTGATGCGGACTCTGTGGCTTCACACAGAAGAATTACATATGAAAGCAagaaaatgtcagtattttgCTTGAGCATCATGTCATTAGTCGTAATACGCATGTTGTGTTTTGATTTGAGCATGGGAAGCATCTTACCTCACTCACAGGAGTAGGAGGAGATCGAAGCTTACATATTTCTTCTAAGTTGCTCATTATAGCTGATAGGCCTAGGCgatatatcatttaaaaaaatatattttagtttgAGTTGTTTGTGTGATTCAAAGTGGTGAGACAATTACGTACCGTCTTCAAACACCACTTGAGGATTTATACTCGATATTTGTTGCAATTTAGTCAtcttttatatacaatatatttaccttctctattgcaaacagttttattttattttttaaatttttctttttaagccATAACGTCCAGCCCTACTAACTGGATTAAACACAGGAATGAGTCCGACAAAAAGGGTAAAGAATACAGTCACATGCATACATTCACTCAGCCATAGTAACCATaccttgttttttgttatttaactcCTTTAGAGTATTTTTTATGGTAACCTAAAAAGGAGGAAATGTTTTTATCACACTTTTCACAGAGATCCCAAAAGGCAACATATCAATTTACACTCCAATTAAGAGATACAGA is a window of Vanacampus margaritifer isolate UIUO_Vmar chromosome 2, RoL_Vmar_1.0, whole genome shotgun sequence DNA encoding:
- the atf7ip2 gene encoding activating transcription factor 7 interacting protein 2 isoform X2, which produces MKRLCEPSVSESCEKKIKFSQPELRILVEEEVQKAVKKNNTKLQVLAETIQQLQHDLDYEGSVQKLETRIEKISKRAEKVLTAVKSNKKLQSLLPSVVIDDEVIIIDCDDETVPQKINMSRTKNRQENENDVLVTIKNTLKELNNKKQGLSAIMSNLEEICKLRSPPTPVSEPQSPHQNEESVSLCHSNDPQHTTPQQNEPGYPPLPINPFPSDLTMEAVSDSIPPKVSVHLALIEQTGSLSVMWKGEENEISLPPMENYSVFQTMEKVKGSGDFPEWRLLGSVVAKSLPMWIAISKYKPGHKLCVAVVGKDIYGRYGPYSDVVAAVLPE
- the atf7ip2 gene encoding activating transcription factor 7 interacting protein 2 isoform X1 encodes the protein MILRGNTMKRLCEPSVSESCEKKIKFSQPELRILVEEEVQKAVKKNNTKLQVLAETIQQLQHDLDYEGSVQKLETRIEKISKRAEKVLTAVKSNKKLQSLLPSVVIDDEVIIIDCDDETVPQKINMSRTKNRQENENDVLVTIKNTLKELNNKKQGLSAIMSNLEEICKLRSPPTPVSEPQSPHQNEESVSLCHSNDPQHTTPQQNEPGYPPLPINPFPSDLTMEAVSDSIPPKVSVHLALIEQTGSLSVMWKGEENEISLPPMENYSVFQTMEKVKGSGDFPEWRLLGSVVAKSLPMWIAISKYKPGHKLCVAVVGKDIYGRYGPYSDVVAAVLPE
- the LOC144044826 gene encoding uncharacterized protein LOC144044826 isoform X1, which codes for MNRPRKDPAGSTWQRPASPQPADHHLPLRQADVVPVPAPRQPQVPVPAMLPLRASSLVPLQPRASRPPRLCRCRAKSLRLFHGGLKPMIVDRRLTSCGRLLLSVPGRRGRCHSRLLLQFGVRDALLTGAAGLPSFGFRY
- the LOC144044826 gene encoding uncharacterized protein LOC144044826 isoform X2 gives rise to the protein MNRPRKDPAGSTWQRPASPQPADHHLPLRADVVPVPAPRQPQVPVPAMLPLRASSLVPLQPRASRPPRLCRCRAKSLRLFHGGLKPMIVDRRLTSCGRLLLSVPGRRGRCHSRLLLQFGVRDALLTGAAGLPSFGFRY